Proteins encoded together in one Streptomyces umbrinus window:
- a CDS encoding LacI family DNA-binding transcriptional regulator → MVTLAEVAQHAGVSASTVSYVLSGKRSISAGTRERVEQSIQQLGYHPNAGARALASSRSNIIALMIPLRTDMYVPVMMEIAIAVATSARTHGYDVLLLTGEEGPDAVRRVTGSGLADAMILMDVELDDERLPLLRGTDQPSVLIGLPADTSGLTCVDLDFGATGALCAEHLAMLGHRDIAVIGEAPAVYERHTGFAERTLDGLRSRSRELGVRVLHRPCEGGYDVMSLTLSRIFDERPGTTGFVVQNESAVEPLLALLRQQGRAVPEDVSVVAICPDQVATQASVRLTSVAIPAQEMGRHAVEHLIAKLEGHGKDEVVLLAPELTVRASSGPAPATS, encoded by the coding sequence ATGGTCACCCTCGCCGAGGTCGCCCAGCACGCCGGAGTCTCGGCGAGCACGGTGAGCTATGTCCTCAGCGGCAAGCGGTCCATCTCCGCGGGTACCCGCGAGCGGGTCGAGCAGAGCATCCAGCAGCTCGGGTACCACCCCAACGCGGGAGCCCGCGCACTGGCAAGCAGCCGGTCCAACATCATCGCGCTGATGATCCCGCTCCGTACGGACATGTACGTACCCGTGATGATGGAGATCGCCATCGCCGTGGCGACCTCGGCCCGCACCCACGGGTACGACGTGCTGCTGCTGACCGGTGAGGAGGGCCCCGACGCCGTGCGCCGGGTCACCGGCAGCGGGCTCGCCGACGCGATGATCCTGATGGACGTCGAGCTCGACGACGAGCGGCTGCCGCTGCTGCGGGGCACGGACCAGCCGTCCGTCCTCATCGGTCTGCCCGCCGACACCAGCGGCCTGACCTGCGTCGATCTCGACTTCGGCGCCACGGGCGCGCTGTGCGCCGAGCATCTCGCGATGCTCGGTCACCGTGACATCGCTGTCATCGGCGAGGCGCCCGCGGTCTACGAACGGCACACCGGCTTCGCCGAGCGCACCCTCGACGGACTCCGGTCCCGGTCACGGGAGTTGGGCGTGCGCGTGCTGCACCGCCCGTGCGAGGGCGGCTACGACGTGATGTCGCTGACCCTGTCCCGGATCTTCGACGAGCGGCCGGGCACCACAGGCTTCGTCGTGCAGAACGAGTCCGCGGTCGAGCCGCTGCTCGCGCTGCTGCGCCAGCAGGGCCGGGCGGTGCCCGAGGACGTGTCGGTGGTCGCGATCTGTCCGGACCAGGTCGCCACCCAGGCCTCGGTGCGGCTGACCTCGGTCGCCATCCCCGCGCAGGAGATGGGCCGGCACGCCGTGGAGCACCTGATCGCCAAGCTCGAAGGGCACGGCAAGGACGAAGTCGTGCTTCTCGCACCCGAGTTGACGGTACGGGCGAGTTCGGGGCCCGCCCCGGCTACAAGCTGA